A region of the Edaphobacter lichenicola genome:
AGCATGGTGTCGGCGCGATCTGGAAAGTTGGCGGCGATCTTCTGGATGTCGAAGACGGCAGAGACGGCGGCTGCAGAGGCGGCGACTGCGGTGTCTTCGGGTGAGGCGTGGTCGGTGTTGTTCGGCATGAGGTAACTCCCCCTATGCATAAGATGACGCACGGGGCCTGACGCAGCGGGTAATTCACTCGCGGCTAATTATGCTTATGCGAGGTTGTTCTCTGGCTGATGTCCGTTGAGTTCCGTGGCTGGGGGTCGCCCTCCCTGGACGGGCAGGAAGAGGGAGAAGACGGTGCCGCATCGTGGGGTGATGGTGCGCGAGCGAACGCGCAGGCTGCCGCCGTGCTTTTCGACGAGTTCGCGCGAGACCCACAGGCCGAGGCCGGTGCCGGTCTCTTTTTTCGTGGTGAAGAAGGGTTCGAAGACGCTGTTGATGTGCTCGGGGAGGATGCCTTGTCCTGTGTCGGCGATGGTGATGCGAACGCCTGGACGCCTGGAGTCCCGGGGATCGGTGGCCGCGCTTGCTTCGAGGCGGATGGTGTCTCCCTTAGAGCATGCGTCGAGGCCGTTGGCGATGAGATTGGAGAGGATCTGGCGAAGCTCTCCTGCGGTGCCCAGAACCTCACGCTCGGTGGTGGTGTTGACAAGGAGAGTTACGCCGAGAGCTGCGGCGCGGGGGTGGTAGAAGTCGCTGACCTCGTGGACGACGGTGGCGGGCTTGAAGTGCTCGGCGAGGGAGGTCTCGCGATAGAAGCCGAGCGACTGGCGGGTGATGTGGGCGATGCGGGTAAGTTCGCTCTCTGCCTGCGAGAGGAGGTGGCGAATCTCGTCGAGTTCGTCGGAGCGGCGGGCGATGTAGACGAGGTTGGTGAGGCCTTCGAGAGGATTGTTGACCTCGTGCGCCATCGAGGCGGCGAGACGGCCGGCGGCGGCGAGTTTTTCGGCACGCATGAGCGCGCCCTCGGACATGCGGCGCTCGGTGATGTCGCGGAAGACGAGGACGATGCCGATGATCTTACCGGAGCTGTCGCGAATCGGTGCGCCGCTGTCGTCGATACAGATCTCGGTACCCTCTTTGGAGACAAGGTAGGTATGGTTGGCCAGGCCGACGACGGTGCCGAGGCGACGCACCTTGTCGACTGGATTTTCGACTTCGGCGCGAGTGTCCTCGTTGAAGATGGGGAAGACGGTGTGCAGCGAGACCCCGTGGGACTCTTCTTCCTTCCAGCCGGTGAGCCGTTCCGCGACAAGGTTCATGAAGACGATATTGCCCGCGGTGTCGCAGGCGATGACGGCGTCTCCGATACTTCGGATGGTGGTGTTGAGCCACTGCTCGCGTGCGTAGGATTCGTCGCCGCGTTGCTCGATCTCTTTGATCTGCTGGTTGTAGGCGGCGGTGAGCAGGCGGAAGATTCTTCGCGTCTCCCACGCGAGAAGAGCAGCGATGAGCGCGGCGGTGAGGACAAGGATGATCCTGGCGTTTCGAGTGACCAGGGTATTTTCGGCGGAACGGACGGCGCGACGCTCGATGACGATGTTCAGGAACTCCTCCATCTGGGCGCGTAGATTGTCCATCTCCTGCTTGCGCTCGAGAAGATCCTGATCGAGGACGGCTGTCTCTTTCG
Encoded here:
- a CDS encoding ATP-binding protein → MESRLYNRLLFRLLALPIAALTILALVLGYGLQRVEESADAIDRADVVILHGNRLIRFILDEETGLRGFLLTRNPVFLEPLHSADLQIEPEFDTLYSLVHRPDQVARLHRLQADHKQWELTAYHEIDSFPKETAVLDQDLLERKQEMDNLRAQMEEFLNIVIERRAVRSAENTLVTRNARIILVLTAALIAALLAWETRRIFRLLTAAYNQQIKEIEQRGDESYAREQWLNTTIRSIGDAVIACDTAGNIVFMNLVAERLTGWKEEESHGVSLHTVFPIFNEDTRAEVENPVDKVRRLGTVVGLANHTYLVSKEGTEICIDDSGAPIRDSSGKIIGIVLVFRDITERRMSEGALMRAEKLAAAGRLAASMAHEVNNPLEGLTNLVYIARRSDELDEIRHLLSQAESELTRIAHITRQSLGFYRETSLAEHFKPATVVHEVSDFYHPRAAALGVTLLVNTTTEREVLGTAGELRQILSNLIANGLDACSKGDTIRLEASAATDPRDSRRPGVRITIADTGQGILPEHINSVFEPFFTTKKETGTGLGLWVSRELVEKHGGSLRVRSRTITPRCGTVFSLFLPVQGGRPPATELNGHQPENNLA